One window of the Janthinobacterium sp. PAMC25594 genome contains the following:
- the xapA gene encoding xanthosine phosphorylase, whose translation MSNNTPFHAAEIIRARAPENFKPRVAMILGSGLGVLAEQMTDAVSISFDELPGFPISTVHGHAGELVVGTLSGVAVVCMKGRGHFYEGYGMGVMTSAIRTLKLLGCEMLFVTNAAGSLRPEVDAGSLVAISDHINLLPGTPMVGPNDDRFGPRFFSMANAYDAELRQQVKDTAAANGITLHEGVFVAYPGPNFETAAEIRMMARLGADTVGMSVVPEVVSARHCDLKVVGVSVITNLAEGMSPFALSHEQTLKYAAIGAKDLVKLILAFLAKVAEKPQA comes from the coding sequence ATGTCGAACAACACCCCTTTCCACGCCGCCGAAATCATCCGCGCCCGCGCTCCTGAAAATTTCAAGCCGCGCGTGGCGATGATCCTCGGCTCCGGCCTGGGCGTGTTGGCCGAGCAAATGACGGACGCCGTCAGCATCAGCTTTGACGAATTGCCAGGCTTCCCGATCAGCACCGTGCACGGCCATGCGGGCGAACTGGTGGTCGGTACCCTGTCGGGCGTCGCCGTCGTCTGCATGAAGGGCCGTGGCCACTTCTATGAAGGTTATGGCATGGGCGTGATGACGAGCGCCATCCGCACCCTGAAGCTGCTGGGCTGCGAAATGCTGTTCGTCACCAACGCCGCCGGTTCCCTGCGCCCTGAAGTGGATGCCGGCAGCCTGGTGGCCATCAGCGACCATATCAACCTGCTGCCAGGCACGCCGATGGTCGGCCCGAACGACGACCGCTTCGGCCCGCGTTTCTTCAGCATGGCCAACGCCTATGACGCCGAACTGCGCCAGCAAGTCAAGGACACGGCGGCCGCGAATGGCATCACCCTGCACGAAGGCGTATTCGTCGCCTACCCTGGCCCGAACTTCGAGACGGCCGCGGAAATCCGCATGATGGCCCGCCTGGGCGCCGACACGGTCGGCATGTCCGTGGTGCCGGAAGTGGTCTCGGCCCGCCATTGCGACCTGAAAGTGGTGGGCGTGTCCGTCATCACCAACCTGGCCGAAGGCATGTCGCCATTCGCCCTGTCGCACGAGCAAACCCTGAAATACGCGGCCATCGGCGCGAAAGACCTGGTCAAGCTGATCCTGGCTTTCCTGGCCAAGGTTGCTGAAAAGCCGCAAGCCTAA
- a CDS encoding phosphopentomutase, with protein MSRAFILLLDSFGLGATPDAAKYGDAGANTFGHIASTVAKSGKTLKLPNMERLGLGAAAHLASGEWATGFDQRDGFTGAYGAARERSTGKDTQSGHWEIAGVPVEFDWGYFPRTTPSFPADLTDKLKALSGVPGFLGDCHASGTDIINKHGDEHVATGKLIIYTSGDSVMQIAAHEESFGLERLYAVCEMAFKLVEPYNIGRVIARPFTGSNGNYTRTSNRHDYAVAPPSKTLLDHVKDAGGEVVGLGKISDIFATQGISRVVKGVDNMALFEALLKTADEVQDKSLTFVNFVDFDQAFGHRRNVEGYADALREMDGRLPEFMAKLKEGDLVVITADHGCDPTWHGSDHTREHIPMIFFGPGVAPRALGISETFSDIGQTLAKHLGVPPLANGTSLL; from the coding sequence ATGTCACGCGCATTTATCCTCCTGCTTGATTCCTTCGGCCTTGGCGCGACGCCAGACGCCGCCAAGTATGGCGACGCAGGTGCCAATACCTTTGGCCACATTGCCAGCACTGTCGCCAAAAGCGGCAAGACCTTGAAACTCCCGAACATGGAACGCCTGGGCCTGGGCGCCGCGGCGCACCTGGCCAGTGGCGAATGGGCCACCGGCTTCGACCAGCGCGACGGCTTTACCGGCGCCTACGGCGCGGCGCGCGAGCGCTCCACCGGCAAGGACACGCAGAGCGGCCACTGGGAAATCGCCGGCGTGCCCGTCGAATTCGACTGGGGATATTTTCCCCGCACCACGCCGTCGTTCCCGGCCGACCTGACCGACAAACTGAAAGCCCTGTCGGGCGTGCCCGGCTTCCTCGGCGACTGCCACGCCTCGGGCACGGACATCATCAACAAGCATGGCGATGAACATGTCGCCACCGGCAAGCTGATTATCTATACCTCGGGCGACTCGGTGATGCAGATCGCCGCGCACGAAGAATCGTTCGGCCTCGAGCGTCTGTACGCAGTGTGCGAAATGGCCTTCAAGCTGGTCGAACCGTACAACATCGGCCGCGTCATCGCCCGCCCGTTCACGGGCAGCAATGGCAACTACACGCGCACTTCCAACCGCCACGACTATGCGGTGGCGCCGCCAAGCAAGACCCTGCTCGACCACGTCAAGGATGCGGGCGGCGAAGTCGTCGGCCTGGGCAAGATCAGCGACATTTTCGCCACCCAGGGCATTTCCAGAGTCGTCAAGGGCGTCGACAATATGGCGCTGTTCGAAGCGCTGTTGAAGACGGCCGATGAAGTGCAGGACAAGTCGCTCACCTTCGTGAACTTCGTCGATTTCGACCAGGCGTTCGGCCACCGCCGCAACGTCGAAGGCTATGCCGACGCGCTGCGCGAAATGGATGGTCGCCTGCCGGAATTCATGGCCAAGCTGAAGGAAGGCGACCTGGTCGTGATCACCGCCGACCATGGCTGCGACCCCACCTGGCACGGCTCCGACCACACCCGCGAACACATTCCGATGATCTTCTTCGGCCCTGGCGTCGCCCCGCGCGCGCTGGGCATTTCCGAGACCTTCTCCGATATTGGCCAAACCCTCGCCAAGCACCTTGGCGTACCACCACTTGCTAATGGAACCAGCTTGTTATGA